The proteins below come from a single Ictalurus furcatus strain D&B chromosome 27, Billie_1.0, whole genome shotgun sequence genomic window:
- the bdnf gene encoding brain-derived neurotrophic factor, translating to MTILFLTMVISYFSCMRAAPMREVPGVVGGHRAEGYLGAARGHGTPPSGGALPSLTDTFEQVIEELLEVEGEAAQGQGGGGPGNAATAESKDVDTYASRVMISNQVPLEPPLLFLLEEYKNYLDAANMSMRVRRHSDPARRGELSVCDSISQWVTAVDKKTAIDMSGQTVTVLEKVPVANGQLKQYFYETKCNPLGYTKEGCRGIDKRHYNSQCRTTQSYVRALTMDSKRKIGWRFIRIDTSCVCTLTIKRGR from the coding sequence ATGACCATCCTGTTCCTTACTATGGTTATTTCATACTTCAGTTGCATGAGAGCTGCGCCCATGAGAGAGGTGCCGGGCGTTGTGGGGGGCCACCGAGCCGAGGGCTACCTGGGGGCCGCCCGGGGCCATGGGACTCCACCGAGCGGGGGAGCTCTGCCCTCGCTCACGGACACGTTCGAGCAGGTGATCGAGGAGCTACTGGAAGTGGAGGGGGAGGCAGCGCAGGGCCAGGGAGGGGGGGGCCCCGGCAACGCAGCAACGGCCGAGTCAAAGGACGTCGACACGTATGCATCGCGTGTGATGATCAGCAACCAAGTGCCTTTGGAGCCGCCGCTGCTCTTTCTCTTGGAGGAATACAAAAACTACCTGGATGCCGCCAACATGTCGATGCGGGTGCGGCGCCACTCGGACCCGGCGCGGCGTGGCGAGCTCAGCGTGTGCGACAGTATTAGCCAGTGGGTGACGGCCGTGGACAAAAAGACGGCTATCGACATGTCCGGCCAGACCGTCACCGTGCTGGAGAAGGTCCCGGTGGCCAATGGGCAGCTGAAGCAATACTTTTACGAGACCAAATGCAACCCGCTGGGTTACACGAAGGAGGGCTGCCGAGGAATAGACAAGCGGCACTATAACTCGCAATGCCGGACAACCCAATCGTACGTGCGAGCCCTCACCATGGATAGCAAACGGAAGATCGGCTGGAGGTTTATACGGATAGACACTTCGTGTGTATGCACATTGACCATTAAGAGGGGGAGATAG